The Dehalococcoidia bacterium genome has a segment encoding these proteins:
- a CDS encoding PAS domain S-box protein, whose product MPAAIVAVAVAVVAAFPDRFSDALVLGAFLLVAIAAFSQGIMHARREDAKVRHAEAALEESERRFRNLGDGAPVMIWITDDALMPTFVSQAWMGYTGISPAEIERDAWHALRSTVHPDDLEGTTQAFLKALKNHDKFSHEYRLRRFDGEYRWVLDSGISRLTDAGEYMGYAGIIIDVDDHRKAEAALRTSEQRLRMLVENVPLVQYVTDKDGTFLLVEGRALEQLDISPEVEPVGRSAFELYADNEEIKDKLRRALAGESVTSTVEFLDVWWDVYYTPIFAADGTVAGATVVGLDVTERERAKGALEESEMRYRLIARATIDAIWDWDLATGHIWRSEGFTTRFGYPAEAIGDNVQWWAERVHSDDLQQAVAVRDAFVASGDSDLHMEYRYLRADGAYARVVNRIHAVRDEDGKATRLVGSLTDVTEQRELEQQFLHVQKMETVGRLAGGIAHDFSNLMTAIMVNAELDLIATPSPEVLRADLEEIKATAERAAGLSRQLLSFARRQIIEPQVLSLNDLMESTERMLQRLIGANIDLRVERTEEPTTVRIDPSQLEQVLVNMVVNARDAMPEGGDLTIRTQRVARATGTSLPPSVDTGGYVLLEVRDTGIGMTEDVRQHVFEPFFTTKPVGGGTGLGLPTSYGIVKQAGGDVVVESEPGHGAIFRIYLPFVAAALDEIIPSFDGAMPAGKETILLVEDEAGVRKSASRALRQLGYCVIEAADGNEGLAAATATPTISLIITDLVMPQLGGKELAQRLTKSHPGIRILFLSGYTDDAAIRAGISEHAVDFLAKPFSPSALAQKVRDMLDRAPAARQPTTTAR is encoded by the coding sequence GTGCCGGCGGCAATCGTTGCCGTCGCGGTCGCTGTGGTCGCCGCCTTTCCCGACCGCTTTTCCGATGCGCTGGTCCTCGGAGCCTTCCTCCTCGTGGCCATAGCGGCGTTCAGCCAGGGCATCATGCACGCCCGCCGCGAGGACGCGAAGGTCCGCCACGCCGAAGCCGCCCTTGAGGAGAGTGAACGGCGCTTCCGAAATCTCGGCGATGGCGCTCCGGTGATGATCTGGATCACCGACGACGCGCTGATGCCCACGTTTGTCAGCCAGGCGTGGATGGGCTACACCGGCATCTCTCCAGCCGAAATCGAGCGGGACGCCTGGCATGCGCTCCGCAGCACGGTCCATCCGGACGACCTGGAAGGGACGACGCAGGCCTTCCTCAAAGCGCTCAAGAATCACGACAAGTTCTCACACGAATACCGGCTCCGCCGATTCGATGGTGAGTACCGCTGGGTGCTCGATTCGGGGATCTCCCGCCTCACCGACGCAGGCGAGTACATGGGCTACGCCGGCATCATCATCGATGTCGACGATCACCGGAAAGCCGAAGCCGCGCTTCGCACCAGCGAACAGCGCCTGCGGATGCTGGTCGAAAATGTGCCGCTGGTCCAGTACGTCACGGACAAGGATGGGACATTCCTCCTCGTGGAAGGACGCGCGCTGGAACAGTTGGACATAAGTCCCGAGGTCGAACCCGTCGGGCGGTCTGCGTTCGAGCTGTACGCGGACAATGAAGAGATCAAGGACAAGCTGCGACGCGCGCTCGCCGGCGAGTCCGTCACGAGCACCGTCGAGTTTCTCGACGTCTGGTGGGACGTCTATTACACGCCGATCTTCGCCGCCGACGGTACGGTAGCCGGAGCTACCGTCGTCGGGCTGGACGTCACCGAACGCGAACGCGCGAAGGGCGCCCTTGAAGAGAGCGAAATGCGCTACCGGCTGATCGCACGCGCCACGATCGATGCGATCTGGGACTGGGACCTCGCGACCGGCCACATCTGGCGGAGCGAAGGCTTCACGACGCGCTTCGGCTACCCGGCGGAAGCCATCGGCGATAACGTACAGTGGTGGGCTGAGCGCGTCCACAGCGATGACCTGCAGCAGGCCGTCGCAGTTCGCGACGCGTTCGTGGCGAGCGGCGACTCCGACCTGCACATGGAATACCGTTACCTGCGCGCCGATGGCGCCTATGCACGCGTCGTCAACCGCATCCACGCCGTGCGCGATGAAGACGGCAAGGCCACCAGGCTCGTCGGATCGCTCACGGATGTGACCGAGCAGCGCGAGCTTGAACAGCAGTTCCTTCACGTGCAGAAAATGGAGACGGTCGGCCGCCTCGCCGGCGGCATCGCGCACGACTTCAGCAACCTCATGACGGCGATCATGGTCAACGCCGAGCTCGACCTGATCGCCACACCTTCACCCGAGGTGCTGCGCGCCGACCTCGAAGAGATCAAGGCCACGGCAGAGCGGGCGGCCGGCCTCTCGAGACAACTGCTATCGTTCGCGCGCCGCCAGATCATCGAGCCGCAGGTCCTCTCGCTCAACGATCTCATGGAGAGCACCGAGCGCATGCTCCAACGGCTCATCGGCGCCAACATCGACCTGCGCGTTGAGCGCACGGAAGAACCGACGACTGTGCGCATCGACCCGAGCCAGTTGGAGCAAGTCCTCGTGAACATGGTCGTCAACGCCCGCGACGCCATGCCGGAGGGCGGCGATCTCACGATTCGTACGCAGCGCGTCGCACGCGCGACCGGCACGAGCCTCCCGCCGAGCGTGGATACCGGCGGCTACGTGCTGCTGGAGGTGCGAGATACGGGTATAGGCATGACCGAAGATGTGCGCCAGCACGTATTTGAGCCGTTCTTCACGACGAAACCCGTCGGCGGCGGCACCGGGTTGGGTCTGCCCACTTCCTACGGGATCGTCAAGCAGGCCGGTGGCGATGTGGTCGTCGAGAGCGAGCCCGGTCACGGCGCCATCTTTCGGATCTATCTGCCGTTCGTCGCCGCCGCCCTCGACGAGATCATCCCATCGTTCGACGGCGCCATGCCCGCCGGCAAGGAGACGATCCTGCTCGTCGAAGACGAGGCGGGTGTGCGCAAATCGGCGTCGCGCGCGCTGCGGCAACTGGGTTACTGCGTCATTGAAGCCGCGGACGGGAACGAAGGGCTCGCGGCGGCGACCGCGACCCCGACGATCTCGCTCATCATCACGGACCTCGTGATGCCTCAACTCGGCGGCAAGGAGTTGGCGCAACGGTTGACCAAGAGCCATCCCGGCATCCGTATCTTGTTTCTCTCCGGCTACACCGATGATGCGGCGATCCGGGCGGGGATCAGCGAGCACGCCGTCGACTTTCTTGCGAAGCCGTTCTCGCCGTCGGCGCTGGCGCAGAAAGTGCGCGACATGCTCGATCGCGCTCCGGCGGCGCGCCAGCCTACGACGACGGCGCGATGA
- a CDS encoding response regulator transcription factor, giving the protein MASRLSPQNVARHMKRDQLPILIVDDEPSVRRVVARALSEAGYATRPVADRASALAALEEERFSLAILDVQLPDGNGFDLCAEIEQRYKLPVVMLTVLGDESDVVRALESGADDYVRKPFSPRELTARVASVLRRAQPPEGAQPAQIAAGALRLDARSYRAQIGSATTALTPTEFRLLSFLAEHAGQVLMHDELLLHVWGAEYAGEHHMLHVSISRLRQKLSRLDAETMIRTVPGLGYELVIAPSS; this is encoded by the coding sequence TTGGCCAGTCGCCTCTCGCCCCAGAACGTGGCGCGTCACATGAAGCGCGACCAGCTTCCAATTCTGATCGTCGATGACGAGCCTTCCGTCCGGAGGGTGGTAGCGCGCGCCCTCTCCGAGGCCGGATATGCGACCCGGCCGGTGGCGGACCGTGCTTCGGCCCTGGCGGCGCTCGAAGAAGAGCGCTTCAGCCTCGCCATCCTCGACGTCCAACTGCCCGATGGCAACGGCTTCGACCTCTGCGCCGAGATCGAGCAACGATACAAGCTGCCGGTCGTCATGCTCACGGTCCTCGGCGATGAATCCGACGTCGTGCGGGCGCTGGAGTCCGGCGCCGACGACTATGTGCGCAAGCCCTTCAGTCCGCGAGAACTGACGGCGCGCGTCGCATCGGTGCTGCGGCGCGCGCAGCCGCCCGAGGGCGCGCAGCCCGCGCAGATCGCCGCCGGCGCATTGCGGCTCGACGCGCGCAGCTACCGTGCCCAGATCGGCAGCGCCACGACGGCGCTAACGCCGACGGAGTTCCGCCTGCTGTCGTTTCTCGCGGAGCATGCGGGCCAGGTACTGATGCACGACGAGTTGCTGCTGCACGTATGGGGCGCCGAATACGCCGGCGAGCATCACATGCTGCACGTCAGTATCAGCAGGTTGCGCCAGAAACTCAGCCGCCTCGACGCCGAAACGATGATCCGCACGGTGCCCGGTCTTGGCTACGAGCTGGTCATCGCGCCGTCGTCGTAG
- a CDS encoding DUF2231 domain-containing protein, translating into MRSKFAIAGHPLHPMLIALPIGLFTWAVVCDVVYLATDREKLWYDMAFWAGIGGVITGLIAALPGVGDLLTMAKETDARDIAIVHGVTNVVVVGLFFVAMLLMLDDGATSGAALSVVFVLHLVGLGLLGFAGWLGGEMVYRHHLGMEPDDGELERAESARHSMRPARATRR; encoded by the coding sequence ATGCGAAGCAAGTTCGCCATTGCGGGCCACCCGCTCCATCCGATGCTGATCGCGCTCCCGATCGGGCTCTTCACCTGGGCTGTCGTCTGCGATGTCGTGTATCTCGCCACCGACCGCGAGAAGCTGTGGTACGACATGGCGTTCTGGGCGGGCATCGGCGGCGTTATCACGGGGCTCATCGCGGCGCTGCCGGGCGTGGGCGACCTGCTGACGATGGCGAAAGAGACCGACGCCCGCGACATCGCGATCGTACACGGTGTGACGAACGTCGTGGTCGTGGGTCTGTTTTTCGTCGCGATGCTGCTCATGCTCGATGACGGTGCGACCAGCGGCGCCGCCCTTAGCGTCGTCTTCGTGCTGCACCTGGTCGGGCTTGGCTTGCTCGGGTTCGCCGGCTGGCTCGGCGGCGAAATGGTGTACCGGCACCACCTGGGGATGGAGCCTGACGACGGGGAATTGGAGCGCGCCGAGTCCGCACGCCACTCCATGCGACCGGCACGCGCGACGCGCCGCTGA